One genomic segment of Paraburkholderia aromaticivorans includes these proteins:
- a CDS encoding bifunctional protein tyrosine phosphatase family protein/NAD(P)/FAD-dependent oxidoreductase, with translation MNIKRLTDALSVSPQIQVADLPALRAAGFRTLICNRPDGEGPDQPTFAEIAAAARDEGIEARYLPVESGRVSDADARLFGEYLHGLPGPVLAYCRSGMRSATLWALSRASAEPFAGIVAAGKAAGYDLTGLAGRMASPLVVSQERHDIVIVGAGAAGIATASSLLARSPGLDIAVIDPADTHYYQPGWTMVGAGVFRPETTARTMDDVLPGEVRWIKAAVAAFEPENHAVVLEGCRVVRYSQLIVCAGLKLDWNAIEGLPQTLGRNGVTSNYRYDLAPYTWRLVQELKGGRALFTQPPMPIKCAGAPQKAMYLSSDHWRRAGRLNGIDVEFYNAGAVLFGVADYVPALMKYVESYGIKLNFGLNLSAIDGEAKRATFTRTMADGATERFETEFDMIHVVPPQKAPDFIAASPLADAAGWLDVDPTTLRHKRFDNVYGLGDVTNTPNAKTAAAARKQAPVVAHNVLAALGAMPGIAKYDGYGSCPLTVERGKIVLAEFLYGGKVAPTFPGWLIDGKHPSRLAWLLKERILPPLYWRGMLRGKEWLARPRLAE, from the coding sequence ATGAATATCAAAAGATTGACGGATGCGCTGAGCGTATCCCCGCAGATTCAGGTCGCAGACCTGCCGGCGTTGCGCGCCGCGGGCTTTCGCACGTTGATATGCAACCGTCCGGACGGCGAAGGCCCCGATCAGCCGACTTTTGCTGAAATCGCGGCGGCCGCGCGCGATGAGGGAATCGAGGCGCGCTATCTGCCGGTCGAATCGGGGAGGGTGAGCGACGCTGACGCACGGCTGTTCGGCGAATACCTGCATGGCCTGCCGGGACCGGTGCTCGCGTATTGCCGCAGCGGTATGCGCTCGGCCACGCTGTGGGCGTTGTCCCGCGCCTCGGCCGAGCCGTTCGCCGGAATCGTCGCTGCCGGGAAAGCGGCCGGCTACGATCTGACCGGGCTCGCCGGCCGGATGGCGTCGCCCCTCGTGGTCTCGCAGGAGCGGCACGACATCGTGATCGTGGGGGCCGGCGCAGCCGGCATCGCAACGGCGTCGAGCCTGCTCGCGCGCTCGCCCGGCCTGGATATCGCCGTGATCGATCCGGCCGATACGCACTACTACCAGCCGGGCTGGACGATGGTCGGCGCAGGCGTGTTCCGGCCCGAGACGACGGCACGCACGATGGACGACGTGCTGCCCGGCGAGGTGCGCTGGATCAAGGCCGCGGTGGCCGCGTTCGAGCCGGAGAACCATGCCGTGGTGCTGGAAGGCTGCCGCGTCGTCCGGTATAGCCAACTGATCGTCTGCGCGGGGCTCAAGCTCGACTGGAACGCCATTGAAGGGTTGCCGCAGACACTCGGCCGCAACGGCGTGACCTCGAACTACCGCTACGACCTCGCCCCGTACACGTGGCGTCTGGTGCAGGAGCTCAAGGGCGGGCGCGCGCTGTTTACGCAGCCGCCGATGCCGATCAAATGCGCCGGCGCGCCGCAAAAGGCGATGTATCTGTCCTCCGATCACTGGCGGCGCGCCGGTCGGCTCAATGGGATCGATGTCGAGTTCTATAACGCGGGAGCGGTGCTGTTCGGCGTGGCGGACTACGTACCCGCGCTGATGAAATACGTCGAGAGCTACGGCATCAAGCTGAATTTCGGCCTCAACCTGAGCGCGATCGATGGCGAGGCGAAGCGCGCGACCTTCACGCGCACGATGGCGGATGGCGCGACCGAACGCTTCGAAACGGAATTCGACATGATTCACGTGGTGCCGCCTCAAAAGGCGCCCGACTTTATCGCCGCCAGTCCGCTCGCCGACGCGGCGGGCTGGCTCGACGTCGACCCGACGACCTTGCGACACAAGCGTTTTGACAACGTCTACGGGCTTGGCGACGTGACCAACACGCCGAACGCAAAGACCGCCGCCGCCGCCCGCAAGCAGGCGCCGGTCGTCGCGCACAACGTGCTCGCGGCGCTCGGCGCAATGCCGGGGATCGCAAAGTACGACGGCTATGGCTCGTGTCCGCTGACGGTCGAGCGCGGCAAGATCGTCCTCGCCGAGTTTCTCTACGGCGGCAAGGTCGCGCCGACCTTCCCCGGCTGGCTGATCGACGGCAAGCATCCGTCGCGGCTCGCCTGGCTGCTGAAGGAGCGCATCCTGCCGCCGCTCTATTGGCGCGGCATGCTCAGGGGCAAGGAGTGGCTCGCCCGTCCCCGGCTCGCCGAATGA
- a CDS encoding sulfite exporter TauE/SafE family protein: MLISLLLGAIVGALLGLTGAGGGILAVPALVFGMGWPMQQATPVALVAVSSSAAVGALEAFRKGLVRYRAALFMAIAGIPATALGARLAHALPQRLLLTLFAGVMLVVAVRLLRHTLRSGAAPQPESALCVARLDPATGRLVWSWATGAALAATGALTGLMTGLLGVGGGFIIVPMMRKLTNVPMHGVVATSLLVITLVGGGGVIATVRHGTALPLEVVLWFSLATGAGMLAGRVASHRLPGHQVQLGFAAILICVALGLMAKAAIA; encoded by the coding sequence ATGCTGATCTCACTTCTACTCGGCGCAATCGTGGGCGCGTTGCTCGGTCTCACGGGCGCGGGCGGCGGCATTCTCGCGGTGCCCGCGCTGGTGTTCGGGATGGGCTGGCCGATGCAGCAGGCCACGCCGGTCGCGCTCGTCGCGGTATCGAGCAGCGCGGCGGTCGGCGCGCTCGAGGCGTTCCGCAAGGGGCTTGTCCGCTATCGCGCCGCGCTGTTCATGGCGATAGCCGGGATTCCGGCGACAGCGCTGGGCGCCCGTCTCGCACACGCGTTACCGCAGCGTTTGCTGCTTACGCTCTTTGCCGGCGTGATGCTGGTCGTCGCGGTTCGGCTGCTGCGCCACACGCTCCGCAGCGGCGCGGCGCCCCAGCCTGAATCGGCGCTGTGCGTGGCGCGCCTCGATCCCGCGACCGGCCGGCTTGTCTGGTCGTGGGCGACGGGCGCGGCGCTCGCGGCGACAGGCGCGCTCACCGGACTGATGACCGGTCTGCTCGGTGTCGGCGGAGGCTTCATCATCGTGCCGATGATGCGCAAGCTGACCAACGTGCCCATGCACGGCGTGGTGGCCACTTCGTTGCTGGTGATCACGCTGGTCGGCGGCGGCGGTGTCATCGCCACGGTGCGCCACGGCACAGCGCTGCCGCTCGAAGTCGTGCTGTGGTTCAGCCTCGCCACAGGCGCGGGGATGCTGGCGGGACGCGTGGCGTCTCATCGTCTGCCGGGGCACCAGGTGCAGCTCGGTTTTGCAGCGATTCTGATCTGCGTGGCGCTAGGACTGATGGCGAAGGCCGCGATCGCCTGA
- a CDS encoding aldo/keto reductase family oxidoreductase, whose translation MTEVTRAGTFELGDFPVTRMGYGAMQLAGPHVFGPPKDRNAAIAVLRTAVESGITHIDTSDFYGPHVTNQIIREALHPYPDALTIVTKVGASRGSDGSWNLAASAAELESAVHDNLRHLGLDVLDVVNFRVMFDVTAPAEGDIEAPLAALAQLQAKGLIRHIGLSNVTAKQIAQGRAMTEIVCVQNLYNLAHRNDDVLIDSLAEDGIAYVPFFPLGGFSPLQAEALNDAANQCGATPMQVALAWLLHRSPNILLIPGTSSVEHLRQNIESVNLDLPQDVLSSLDTIGSGKPQD comes from the coding sequence ATGACTGAAGTGACGCGGGCAGGCACGTTTGAACTTGGCGATTTCCCTGTTACGCGCATGGGCTACGGTGCGATGCAGCTGGCGGGTCCACACGTTTTCGGTCCGCCGAAAGACCGCAACGCGGCGATAGCCGTGCTCCGTACGGCCGTTGAAAGCGGAATCACCCATATCGATACGAGCGATTTCTACGGCCCCCACGTGACCAATCAGATCATCCGCGAGGCGCTTCATCCGTATCCCGATGCGCTCACTATCGTTACGAAAGTGGGCGCGAGCCGAGGTAGCGATGGCTCGTGGAACCTCGCCGCCTCGGCGGCGGAACTGGAGTCGGCGGTGCATGACAACCTTCGCCATCTCGGTCTCGATGTGCTGGACGTCGTGAACTTTCGCGTGATGTTCGACGTCACCGCGCCGGCCGAGGGCGATATCGAAGCGCCGCTAGCCGCACTCGCGCAGCTTCAGGCAAAAGGCTTGATTCGGCACATTGGGTTGAGCAACGTGACGGCGAAGCAGATCGCGCAGGGACGCGCGATGACGGAGATCGTATGCGTGCAGAACCTGTACAACCTCGCGCATCGCAACGATGACGTGCTGATCGACAGTCTCGCGGAAGATGGGATCGCCTATGTGCCGTTCTTTCCGCTCGGCGGCTTCTCTCCGCTGCAGGCCGAAGCGCTGAACGACGCGGCTAACCAGTGCGGCGCGACGCCGATGCAGGTGGCGCTTGCATGGTTGCTGCATCGCTCGCCGAACATACTGCTGATTCCCGGCACCTCGTCGGTCGAGCATCTGAGGCAGAACATCGAAAGCGTGAACCTTGATTTGCCGCAGGACGTGTTGTCGTCGTTGGACACCATCGGTTCCGGGAAGCCGCAAGACTGA
- a CDS encoding TetR/AcrR family transcriptional regulator: MRTDNGQGLNARKQPQQARSQATVDAIFDATIQVLLAEGLQRLTTIRVAERAGVSVGTLYQYFPQKQALLFAVLQRHLERVVSATEAAAGSAHNATLSAMVKAVVAAFVKAKTENLDESRALYAVALELDSRDYVREVQTRSRVALEAMLKTASDAQFDDIPTTTFMFMGALAGPVRSLLENKPPPSMIRKLRGQLESLCLGYLEREARPK, encoded by the coding sequence ATGCGCACCGATAACGGACAGGGGCTGAACGCCCGCAAACAGCCGCAGCAGGCGCGTTCGCAAGCCACCGTGGACGCCATTTTCGATGCGACTATTCAGGTTTTGCTGGCCGAAGGGTTGCAGCGGCTCACCACCATCCGGGTAGCCGAGCGAGCCGGTGTATCGGTCGGCACGCTCTATCAGTACTTTCCGCAAAAGCAGGCGCTTCTCTTTGCCGTGCTGCAACGACATCTGGAAAGGGTGGTGAGCGCGACGGAAGCCGCCGCCGGGTCGGCGCACAACGCCACTTTGTCGGCAATGGTGAAGGCGGTCGTTGCCGCATTCGTGAAAGCAAAGACGGAGAACCTGGACGAATCGCGTGCGCTATACGCAGTTGCCCTCGAACTCGACTCGCGCGACTACGTACGCGAAGTGCAGACTCGCAGCCGCGTGGCGCTGGAGGCGATGCTGAAAACGGCTTCCGACGCGCAGTTTGACGACATTCCCACGACCACTTTCATGTTCATGGGCGCATTGGCCGGCCCTGTCCGTTCGCTGCTCGAGAACAAGCCGCCACCATCCATGATCCGCAAGCTACGCGGTCAACTTGAGTCGCTTTGTCTAGGGTATCTGGAACGCGAGGCGCGTCCGAAGTGA
- the ilvD gene encoding dihydroxy-acid dehydratase, with protein sequence MPEYRSRTSTHGRNMAGARALWRATGMKDGDFGKPIIAVVNSFTQFVPGHVHLRDLGALVAKQIEAAGGVAKEFNTIAVDDGIAMGHGGMLYSLPSRELIADSVEYMVNAHCADAMVCISNCDKITPGMLMAAMRLNIPVVFVSGGPMEAGKVTSPKDGQVIAKIDLIDAMIKAADSKVSDAEVAEIERSACPTCGSCSGMFTANSMNCLTEAIGLALPGNGTIVATHAWRKGLFEQAGRLVVDLCRRYYQEEDASVLPRSIASKAAFENAMALDVAMGGSTNTVLHLLAAAQEAGVDFTMSDIDRISRKVPCLCKAAPATDKYHIEDVHRAGGILGILGELARADLLDLSCGNVHSGTLGNAIAQWDIAGGAGEAAQKFFRAAPGGIPTTVAFSQEATFASLDTDRKTGCIRSKENAYSKDGGLAVLYGNLADKGCIVKTAGVDESQWIFSGRARVYESQDDAVEAILGDKVVAGDVVVIRYEGPKGGPGMQEMLYPTSYLKSKGLGKTCALFTDGRFSGGSSGLVIGHASPEAAEGGTIGLVEEGDVIEIDIPNRKMHLVVTDEELARRRAAMVARGDKAWMPAARERVVSQALQAYAALATSADRGAVRDISQLKRK encoded by the coding sequence ATGCCTGAATATCGTTCACGAACTTCGACTCATGGTCGCAACATGGCCGGCGCACGCGCGCTGTGGCGTGCCACCGGCATGAAGGACGGTGATTTCGGCAAGCCCATTATTGCGGTGGTGAACTCGTTCACCCAGTTCGTGCCGGGGCATGTGCATTTGCGCGACCTCGGCGCGCTGGTCGCGAAGCAGATCGAAGCGGCTGGCGGCGTCGCCAAGGAATTCAATACCATCGCAGTGGACGACGGCATCGCCATGGGCCACGGCGGCATGCTGTATTCGCTGCCCTCGCGCGAACTGATCGCCGACTCGGTCGAGTACATGGTCAACGCGCATTGCGCCGACGCCATGGTCTGCATCTCCAATTGCGACAAGATCACGCCAGGCATGCTGATGGCCGCCATGCGCCTGAACATTCCCGTCGTGTTCGTCTCCGGCGGTCCGATGGAAGCGGGCAAGGTCACGTCGCCGAAAGACGGGCAGGTGATCGCCAAAATCGATCTGATCGACGCGATGATCAAGGCGGCCGACTCGAAGGTCAGCGACGCGGAAGTCGCGGAGATCGAGCGCAGCGCCTGCCCGACGTGCGGCTCCTGCTCGGGCATGTTCACCGCGAACTCGATGAATTGCCTGACCGAAGCCATCGGTCTGGCGTTGCCCGGCAACGGCACGATCGTCGCCACGCACGCATGGCGCAAGGGTCTGTTCGAGCAGGCCGGCCGTCTGGTGGTGGACCTGTGCCGCCGCTACTATCAGGAAGAAGACGCGTCGGTCCTGCCGCGCAGCATCGCGAGCAAGGCGGCATTCGAGAACGCCATGGCGCTCGACGTCGCCATGGGCGGTTCGACCAACACCGTGCTTCACCTGCTGGCGGCGGCGCAGGAAGCCGGCGTCGATTTCACCATGTCCGACATCGATCGCATCTCGCGCAAAGTGCCTTGCCTGTGCAAAGCCGCGCCCGCCACCGACAAATACCATATCGAAGACGTTCACCGTGCCGGCGGCATCCTCGGTATTCTGGGTGAACTGGCTCGCGCGGATCTGCTCGACCTGTCGTGCGGCAACGTGCATAGCGGCACGCTGGGCAATGCGATCGCCCAATGGGACATCGCCGGCGGCGCCGGCGAAGCCGCGCAGAAGTTCTTCCGCGCGGCGCCGGGCGGCATTCCGACCACCGTCGCGTTCAGTCAGGAGGCCACGTTCGCCTCGCTGGATACGGACCGCAAGACCGGCTGCATTCGCAGCAAGGAGAACGCGTATTCGAAAGACGGCGGCCTCGCCGTGCTGTACGGCAACCTCGCGGACAAGGGTTGTATCGTCAAGACCGCGGGTGTCGACGAATCGCAGTGGATTTTCTCCGGGCGTGCGCGCGTGTACGAAAGTCAGGACGACGCCGTCGAAGCCATTCTGGGCGACAAAGTGGTGGCTGGCGACGTGGTCGTGATCCGTTACGAAGGCCCCAAGGGCGGCCCCGGCATGCAGGAAATGCTTTACCCCACGTCGTATCTGAAATCGAAGGGCTTGGGCAAGACCTGCGCGCTCTTCACCGACGGCCGCTTCTCCGGCGGTTCGTCCGGGCTGGTGATCGGGCACGCGTCGCCGGAAGCGGCCGAAGGCGGCACGATCGGTCTGGTGGAAGAGGGCGATGTGATCGAAATCGACATTCCTAATCGCAAGATGCACCTGGTGGTCACGGACGAGGAATTGGCGCGCCGCCGCGCAGCCATGGTGGCGCGCGGCGACAAGGCGTGGATGCCGGCGGCGCGTGAGCGCGTGGTGTCGCAGGCGTTGCAGGCCTATGCGGCGCTGGCCACCTCCGCTGACCGCGGCGCGGTGCGGGATATCTCGCAACTGAAGCGCAAGTAA
- a CDS encoding aldo/keto reductase, which yields MENRKLGNNLEVSALGLGCMSMSSAYGPPADRQEMIKLIRAAHERGVTLFDTAEAYGPFVNEELVGEALQPVRDKVVIATKFGFDIDLATGERRGGTNSRPEHIRAVAEAALKRLRTDRIDLFYQHRVDPAVPIEDVAGAVKALIAEGKVKHFGLSEAGVQTIRRAHAVQAVTAVQSEFSLFWRAPEQELLPTLEELGIGFVPFSPLGAGFLTGKIDETTQFDSTDFRNLVPRFSVEARKANMALVNVVKSVGARKGASPAQVALAWLLAQKRWIVPIPGTTKLQRLEENLGGADLVLSREDLVEIDRETSRIKVQGERLPEAVLKMTGL from the coding sequence ATGGAAAATCGCAAGCTCGGAAACAACCTCGAAGTCTCGGCGCTCGGCTTGGGCTGCATGAGCATGAGTTCGGCATATGGGCCGCCCGCGGACAGGCAGGAAATGATCAAGCTCATCCGCGCGGCACACGAGCGGGGCGTTACGCTGTTCGACACAGCGGAAGCCTACGGGCCTTTCGTCAATGAAGAGCTGGTTGGCGAAGCGTTGCAGCCGGTCCGTGACAAGGTCGTTATCGCCACCAAGTTCGGCTTCGACATCGACCTCGCAACCGGTGAACGCCGCGGCGGCACCAATAGCCGCCCCGAGCACATCAGAGCCGTCGCAGAAGCCGCGCTCAAGCGTTTGCGAACCGATCGCATCGATCTGTTCTATCAGCATCGCGTGGATCCGGCGGTGCCGATCGAAGACGTGGCCGGCGCCGTAAAGGCGTTGATTGCCGAAGGCAAGGTCAAGCATTTTGGGCTGTCCGAGGCAGGCGTGCAAACCATCCGTCGAGCCCATGCGGTCCAGGCAGTGACCGCCGTGCAAAGCGAGTTTTCGCTGTTCTGGCGAGCGCCGGAACAGGAGCTTCTTCCAACCCTCGAAGAGCTTGGTATCGGATTCGTACCTTTTAGCCCCTTGGGCGCGGGTTTTCTCACCGGCAAAATTGACGAGACCACCCAGTTCGATTCAACGGATTTTCGCAATCTCGTTCCTCGTTTTTCGGTCGAGGCACGCAAGGCGAATATGGCGCTCGTCAACGTCGTCAAATCCGTCGGCGCGCGCAAGGGCGCCAGCCCGGCTCAGGTCGCACTCGCATGGCTGCTGGCGCAGAAGCGCTGGATCGTGCCGATCCCGGGTACGACCAAACTTCAGCGCCTGGAGGAAAATCTTGGTGGCGCCGATCTGGTGCTATCGCGAGAAGACCTCGTTGAAATCGACCGGGAGACCTCCAGGATCAAGGTGCAGGGCGAGCGGCTGCCCGAGGCCGTGCTGAAGATGACAGGCCTTTAG
- a CDS encoding ATP phosphoribosyltransferase regulatory subunit codes for MERKLRKYALWRTGSGAIFIDAGAQEAIVPALWSQDTFIQKAGGSEIVDQMWAFPDKKGRPCCLIPEATALFQEKCDELLGRREERMLFYVARCYRYERPQAGRYREFTQLGFEYLSSSPERAARRSQAIAIGFFDSLGLNYEVDGAARRGLSYYLNGQGFEMRCTELGAQQQVVGGGAYREGAGFGIGAERLLLAMTAQGLI; via the coding sequence TTGGAAAGGAAGCTGCGCAAATACGCGCTCTGGAGGACAGGTTCCGGAGCTATCTTCATTGACGCGGGAGCGCAAGAGGCGATCGTTCCCGCTTTGTGGTCGCAGGACACGTTTATCCAGAAGGCGGGTGGCAGCGAGATCGTCGATCAGATGTGGGCCTTTCCGGATAAGAAGGGACGTCCCTGCTGCCTGATCCCGGAAGCCACGGCTTTGTTCCAGGAGAAGTGCGACGAACTGCTCGGTCGGCGAGAGGAACGCATGCTGTTTTACGTTGCACGGTGCTATCGATATGAGCGGCCGCAGGCCGGCCGCTATCGGGAGTTTACGCAACTGGGATTCGAATACCTGTCCTCAAGCCCGGAACGGGCTGCGAGGCGGAGCCAGGCTATAGCGATTGGCTTTTTCGATTCACTCGGACTGAACTATGAAGTCGACGGCGCGGCCCGCAGAGGCCTCAGCTACTACCTGAACGGGCAGGGCTTCGAGATGCGTTGCACCGAACTCGGAGCGCAGCAACAAGTTGTGGGCGGAGGGGCATATCGGGAGGGAGCCGGTTTCGGCATCGGGGCCGAGCGGCTGCTCTTAGCCATGACGGCTCAAGGGCTCATCTAG
- a CDS encoding GNAT family N-acetyltransferase — translation MQPILLDVCDALQTERLTVRCPRPGDGQMVFDATVDSLDALREFPASLPWALDAPSLEASEAFCRNGFADFAARRDFPFLMFLRNTETVVGCAGIHRPVWSIPAFDIGWWGRTQYLGRGLISEGVDALLKFAFADLRARRVQAMVDELNAKSWRICERVGMDFEGTLRHSRVEPGGRLSNTRVYATVR, via the coding sequence ATGCAACCGATTCTGCTGGATGTGTGCGATGCGCTTCAGACCGAACGGCTGACCGTCCGATGCCCTCGCCCGGGCGACGGGCAAATGGTTTTCGACGCTACCGTTGATTCTCTGGACGCGCTAAGAGAATTTCCCGCATCCCTTCCATGGGCCCTCGACGCCCCCTCGCTCGAAGCATCCGAAGCATTTTGCCGAAACGGATTCGCTGATTTCGCCGCGCGGCGCGACTTTCCTTTCCTGATGTTCCTCCGCAACACCGAAACAGTGGTCGGCTGCGCAGGCATACATCGGCCCGTTTGGTCCATTCCCGCCTTCGACATTGGATGGTGGGGCCGCACGCAGTATCTCGGGCGAGGTTTGATAAGCGAAGGCGTAGACGCACTTTTGAAATTCGCGTTTGCGGATCTGCGCGCGCGGCGGGTCCAAGCCATGGTCGATGAACTCAACGCAAAAAGTTGGCGGATCTGCGAGCGCGTGGGTATGGATTTCGAAGGGACGCTGCGCCACTCGCGGGTCGAGCCGGGCGGGCGACTGTCGAACACCAGAGTGTATGCGACTGTTCGTTAG